The proteins below are encoded in one region of Sminthopsis crassicaudata isolate SCR6 chromosome 1, ASM4859323v1, whole genome shotgun sequence:
- the HACD4 gene encoding very-long-chain (3R)-3-hydroxyacyl-CoA dehydratase 4, with translation MNTYLFIYYLIQFCGHSWIFTNMTVRFFSFGKDSMVDTFYAIGLVMRLCQSLSLLELLHIYMGIESDRLLPRFLQLTERIIILFVVITSQDEVQGKYVVCVLFFLWNLLDVVRYTYSMLSVVGIYYCMLTWLSQTLWMFIYPLCVLAEAFVNYQSLPYFETFGTYSTKLPFDLSIYFPYVLKIYLVVLFVGMYFTYDHLYSERKNILKNVHVKEKKN, from the exons ATGAACACCTaccttttcatttattatttaatccAGTTCTGTGGACACTCATGGATATTTACAAATATGACagtcagatttttttcatttgggaaaG ATTCTATGGTAGATACTTTCTATGCTATTGGTCTTGTGATGCGCCTTTgccagtccctttcccttttggaGCTGCTGCATATATACATGGGGATTGAATCAGATCGGCTTTTACCCAGATTTCTGCAG cTAACTGAGAGAATAATCATACTTTTTGTGGTGATCACTAGTCAAGATGAAGTCCAAGGAAAATATGTCGTGTGTGTTTTATTCTTCCTCTGGAATCTATTGGACGTGGTTAG gTATACATATAGTATGTTATCCGTGGTAGGAATTTATTACTGTATGCTGACATGGCTTAGTCAAACACTCTGGATGTTCATTTATCCTCTCTGTGTTCTTGCTGAAG CATTTGTCAACTACCAATCACTGCCTTATTTTGAAACCTTTGGCACTTATTCCACCAAACTGCCTTTTGACttatcaatatattttccatatgttttgaaaatataccTCGTGGTGCTTTTTGTAG GAATGTATTTTACCTATGATCATCTCtactcagaaagaaaaaatatcctcAAAAATGTTCatgtcaaagagaagaaaaattaa